The DNA window TGGCTACGCTCATGGCAACGAGTTGCGGTGCGATTTGGAATTCTGTGCTCAAACTGATGGAGCGCCCTGGACGAGCCAGAATCTCAATTACGTCCGTTATCACTTTCAGGTCCAGACACCTCGACGCCGAGCAGCGGCGCATAGTGCTGGCTGCCGAACAGATCGCCGTCGCCCAGGCTGCCGCTGGGGGCTGTGCGCGCGATCGTGAATTTGATCGCGAAAGCGGGGTCGAATTCGACATGGTCGGTCAGCCGCTCCGCATTGATTCCAAGGATGCGGCAGACCGCCTCGCGCGAGAGCGCGCCGCTGCGCCTGACATGTTCGTAGCTGGCGCGATCGGGGAAGATCACGTCGAATGTGATGTGATCGACGCCGGCGTTCTTGCTGCGGATCGTCTTGGCGAGAGAAGAGAGAGGCACGGTCGTGGTCATCATCAAACTCCCGCTTCGATGATGTGCAGGCGAAACGGCTCGAGCGGGTCGTC is part of the Terrirubrum flagellatum genome and encodes:
- a CDS encoding DUF4387 domain-containing protein, whose amino-acid sequence is MMTTTVPLSSLAKTIRSKNAGVDHITFDVIFPDRASYEHVRRSGALSREAVCRILGINAERLTDHVEFDPAFAIKFTIARTAPSGSLGDGDLFGSQHYAPLLGVEVSGPESDNGRN